A region of bacterium DNA encodes the following proteins:
- a CDS encoding TRAP transporter large permease produces MLIVICTFVLFLAMGMPVAFAIGISGFLFFLQHPELPITIPIQVSLSQTQNFALLAIPMFILAGNLMNGAGITRRLLDLSDVLVGHMRGSLAQVNVLLSTLMGGVSGSCIADAAMETRMLGPEMLRRGYSRGYTVAVNVWTSIITPIIPPGIGFILYGTVGQVSIGRLFAGGIVPGALLTILYMVAVAVDARLKGFEPGRKGFPRPKEVLRTTWESFWALVFPFALLFGLRTGAFTPSEIGSFAVVYALFVGVLAHRELKSGTFKEVDRMTTSDIGGVMFIIALSAIFGYGIVLERIPESIAVWLMGVSGQSPQVLLLIIMAFLLVAGMFVDGSVLILMLTPIFLPIAKKVGFDPVHFGVVFVMAITLGNMTPPVGAAMYAGCTILDCSVQEYVKESLSFFLATIFTIALLVMFPGLSLYVPELLFGR; encoded by the coding sequence TTGCTCATAGTAATTTGCACCTTTGTGCTATTTCTGGCCATGGGAATGCCTGTGGCTTTCGCCATCGGCATATCTGGATTCTTATTCTTCTTGCAACACCCCGAGTTGCCCATCACCATCCCGATTCAAGTCTCTCTTTCCCAGACCCAGAACTTTGCCCTATTGGCCATTCCCATGTTCATCCTGGCCGGGAATCTAATGAACGGGGCTGGGATAACCAGGAGGCTCCTTGACCTCTCAGATGTACTGGTGGGCCATATGAGGGGCAGTCTGGCCCAGGTGAACGTGCTTCTTTCCACCCTGATGGGTGGAGTCTCGGGTTCCTGCATAGCCGATGCAGCCATGGAGACCAGGATGTTGGGTCCTGAGATGCTCAGGAGGGGCTACTCCAGGGGCTATACGGTGGCAGTGAATGTCTGGACATCCATCATCACTCCCATCATTCCACCGGGCATAGGCTTCATACTTTACGGTACAGTGGGGCAAGTTTCCATAGGAAGGCTTTTTGCCGGGGGAATAGTGCCTGGGGCTCTGTTAACTATTCTTTACATGGTGGCAGTGGCCGTGGACGCCAGGCTCAAGGGGTTCGAGCCAGGAAGAAAAGGCTTTCCAAGGCCCAAAGAAGTCCTGAGAACTACCTGGGAGAGCTTTTGGGCCCTTGTGTTTCCCTTTGCGCTTCTATTCGGGTTGAGGACAGGAGCCTTCACCCCTTCTGAGATAGGTTCTTTCGCAGTGGTTTATGCGCTTTTTGTTGGGGTTTTGGCACACAGGGAACTCAAGAGCGGAACTTTCAAAGAGGTAGACAGGATGACGACCTCTGACATAGGCGGGGTCATGTTCATAATAGCCCTCTCGGCCATATTCGGCTATGGGATAGTTCTGGAGAGAATCCCAGAAAGCATCGCGGTTTGGCTCATGGGCGTAAGCGGACAGAGCCCCCAAGTGTTGCTTCTCATAATAATGGCATTCTTACTGGTGGCCGGAATGTTTGTGGATGGCTCCGTGCTGATTCTGATGTTGACTCCCATTTTCCTGCCCATTGCCAAGAAGGTGGGGTTCGACCCAGTACACTTCGGTGTTGTTTTCGTAATGGCCATAACCTTGGGGAACATGACTCCACCGGTTGGGGCAGCCATGTACGCGGGCTGCACCATCCTGGATTGCTCTGTGCAGGAATACGTCAAGGAGTCGCTTTCCTTTTTCTTGGCCACTATCTTTACAATAGCACTTCTGGTCATGTTCCCAGGGCTTTCCCTGTACGTGCCAGAGCTGCTCTTTGGAAGGTAG
- a CDS encoding TRAP transporter small permease subunit, with product MSRVYELACEAEWAVARATLWAMVLLIFTAALARLLGSPMNWAIDMSTCLFAWSCFLSADVAWREDRLMNVDVLVRMFPKAWQRRLRLANYFIISLFLIYLMGYGSWLAYTTRIRTFQGIPGFSYAWVTLSVPVGAFFLFLTALTKIRREIKST from the coding sequence ATGAGCAGAGTTTATGAACTTGCCTGCGAAGCAGAATGGGCTGTGGCTAGGGCCACGCTCTGGGCCATGGTGCTCCTCATATTCACTGCCGCCTTGGCTAGGCTCTTGGGCTCTCCCATGAACTGGGCCATAGACATGAGCACCTGTCTATTCGCTTGGAGCTGCTTCTTGAGTGCTGATGTGGCTTGGAGGGAGGATAGGCTCATGAACGTGGATGTGTTGGTGAGGATGTTCCCTAAAGCCTGGCAAAGAAGGTTGAGATTGGCCAATTATTTTATCATAAGCCTTTTTCTCATTTACCTTATGGGATATGGTTCCTGGTTGGCCTATACGACAAGAATCAGAACTTTCCAGGGAATTCCTGGATTCAGCTATGCCTGGGTCACCCTGAGCGTGCCCGTGGGAGCGTTTTTCTTGTTTTTGACGGCTCTGACCAAGATAAGACGGGAGATAAAAAGCACTTAG
- a CDS encoding C4-dicarboxylate TRAP transporter substrate-binding protein, with protein MKVKRWTQGIWVVISFCLAGYGWVAEAQQKYTLRFNHVLGPSEPYHQGFLNWAKAVEEKTKGGLKIEVFHSAQLGVEEDIIEQIRQGANIGQNTDSARMGNYVPGIAIMNGPYFAETLEEVQKLKELPTVKQWLDELANKYGLKVLSFSWVQGYRHFFTNKPIRKPEDLKGLRIRTPPAPIWQESVRALGATPVALAFGDMYPALQQKVADGVELVYNNIPAGRFYEVLKYANETRHIMLINFEVISSKFFNSLPADYQKILVEECERAGVETSRLILEKLEKEVKQQLKDKGMIVVEDVDIEAFKKAGEKAYEVLKIADVKQKVHKELGKTK; from the coding sequence ATGAAAGTCAAGAGATGGACACAGGGAATTTGGGTAGTAATTTCTTTCTGCCTGGCTGGGTACGGTTGGGTTGCCGAGGCTCAGCAGAAATACACCTTAAGGTTCAATCATGTGCTTGGGCCCTCAGAGCCCTACCATCAGGGCTTTCTCAACTGGGCCAAGGCGGTGGAAGAGAAGACCAAAGGAGGTCTTAAGATAGAGGTTTTTCACAGCGCGCAACTGGGGGTGGAGGAGGACATAATAGAGCAAATCCGCCAAGGGGCTAACATAGGGCAAAACACCGACTCGGCTCGCATGGGCAATTACGTGCCCGGCATAGCCATAATGAACGGTCCCTATTTCGCTGAGACTTTAGAAGAGGTTCAGAAACTTAAGGAACTTCCTACGGTCAAGCAGTGGCTGGATGAGCTGGCCAACAAGTACGGCCTCAAGGTCCTCTCTTTCAGCTGGGTGCAGGGCTACAGGCATTTCTTTACCAACAAACCCATCCGCAAGCCTGAAGACCTCAAGGGATTGCGAATCAGAACTCCGCCTGCTCCCATCTGGCAGGAGTCTGTTCGCGCGCTGGGGGCCACTCCCGTAGCCCTGGCATTCGGAGACATGTATCCGGCCCTACAGCAGAAAGTGGCAGACGGAGTGGAACTGGTTTACAACAACATTCCTGCAGGCCGCTTTTACGAGGTCCTCAAATATGCCAACGAGACCAGGCACATAATGCTCATAAATTTTGAGGTGATAAGTTCCAAGTTCTTCAACAGCCTTCCTGCGGATTATCAAAAGATTTTGGTAGAGGAGTGTGAGAGGGCTGGTGTTGAGACCTCCAGACTGATCCTGGAAAAACTGGAAAAGGAGGTAAAGCAGCAGCTCAAGGACAAGGGCATGATCGTTGTGGAAGACGTGGATATTGAAGCTTTCAAAAAAGCTGGAGAAAAGGCCTACGAGGTTTTGAAAATAGCAGATGTGAAACAAAAGGTGCACAAGGAGCTGGGCAAGACCAAGTGA
- a CDS encoding bifunctional 4-hydroxy-2-oxoglutarate aldolase/2-dehydro-3-deoxy-phosphogluconate aldolase produces MIRQGILDCIRFERLIPVVRVATSKEAIDVSWALVKGGSHLIEITMTVDGALNAIRKLRREMGERVFVGAGTVINARMAEEALEAGAQFLVSPSLNMQVIAFAREAGVVVIPGAMTPTEILSAWEAGAHLVKVFPAGALGGPSYIKALKGPLPQVEMVPTGGVNLENAAEFIRAGAMAVGIGGELVDKASVAEGALDRITQKTREVLDALHNV; encoded by the coding sequence ATGATCAGACAAGGTATCCTGGACTGCATTCGTTTTGAAAGGCTCATTCCAGTAGTTAGGGTGGCCACATCCAAAGAAGCCATAGACGTCTCCTGGGCCCTGGTAAAAGGGGGCTCCCACCTGATAGAGATCACCATGACCGTGGATGGGGCCTTGAACGCTATCCGAAAGTTGCGCCGGGAGATGGGGGAAAGAGTTTTTGTGGGGGCCGGGACTGTGATAAACGCCAGGATGGCAGAGGAGGCCTTGGAGGCGGGGGCTCAGTTCCTGGTGAGCCCCTCATTGAACATGCAGGTCATTGCGTTTGCCCGGGAGGCAGGGGTTGTAGTGATCCCAGGAGCCATGACCCCTACCGAGATCTTGAGTGCCTGGGAGGCTGGAGCCCATTTGGTAAAAGTCTTCCCAGCAGGCGCCCTGGGCGGACCCTCTTACATAAAGGCCCTCAAGGGGCCTCTTCCCCAGGTGGAAATGGTACCAACAGGAGGAGTGAACCTGGAAAATGCTGCCGAGTTCATCAGGGCAGGCGCTATGGCAGTGGGCATAGGAGGTGAGCTGGTAGACAAGGCTTCTGTGGCCGAGGGAGCCCTGGATCGCATAACCCAAAAGACCAGGGAAGTTTTGGATGCCCTTCATAATGTATGA
- a CDS encoding M24 family metallopeptidase, translating to MAGYDMGRGASPVKAFSQAWLFSEGDGLGAYAPSPLESLLTQEVGAIMGDSRLLGIRVSQRAKERGPSRMPEQEEIKEKDRRVREFLDSRGYHALLLKRQANFSWMTCGGLNLVGITTEVGATSLLLFREAKFLISNNIELPRMMEEEALSAQGFEFKSFEWHEDNEIAIVRELVGDGRLASDVPFPGADVLTEEIARLRYSLTPQEVDRYRWLGRKVSKSLEEVLQEARPGQKECEVVGRLSQELWRERIDCVTLMGAADERIWRFRHPIPSEKTIEKYFMLSVNARKWGLIVSLTRFVHFGSLPTELRTRYLANVEIDCIFMAATRPGAWARDVLFQGIRAYKEKGYPEEWRLHHQGGAIGYTGRDYRANLQTMELIQENQPFTWNPSITGTKSEDTIMATREGPCMITFPVTYPVLELQVGGVSFKRPDILEI from the coding sequence GTGGCCGGTTACGACATGGGCAGAGGTGCTAGCCCAGTAAAGGCCTTCTCTCAGGCCTGGTTGTTTTCCGAGGGGGACGGATTGGGGGCTTATGCCCCCAGCCCCTTAGAAAGCCTCCTCACCCAAGAGGTGGGGGCCATAATGGGAGACAGCAGGCTTTTGGGGATCCGGGTTTCACAGAGGGCAAAGGAAAGGGGGCCTAGCCGGATGCCTGAGCAGGAGGAGATCAAGGAAAAGGATAGAAGGGTAAGGGAGTTCTTGGATTCCCGAGGATACCATGCGCTGCTTCTCAAGAGGCAGGCCAACTTCTCTTGGATGACCTGCGGAGGACTCAACCTAGTGGGGATCACTACCGAAGTGGGGGCCACATCCTTGCTTCTGTTCAGGGAGGCCAAGTTTCTGATTTCCAACAATATCGAGCTCCCCCGCATGATGGAGGAGGAAGCTCTTTCGGCTCAGGGTTTCGAGTTTAAGAGCTTCGAGTGGCACGAAGACAATGAGATTGCCATAGTTCGAGAGCTTGTAGGGGACGGCAGGCTCGCCAGCGACGTGCCCTTCCCAGGTGCGGATGTGCTCACCGAGGAGATAGCCAGGCTTCGCTACTCTTTGACTCCACAAGAGGTGGATCGGTACAGATGGCTTGGTCGTAAGGTTTCCAAGTCTCTGGAAGAAGTGCTCCAAGAGGCCAGGCCAGGGCAAAAGGAATGTGAGGTGGTGGGCAGGCTCTCCCAAGAGCTCTGGAGGGAACGTATAGACTGCGTGACTCTCATGGGCGCGGCTGATGAGAGGATCTGGCGCTTCCGTCATCCCATTCCCTCAGAAAAGACCATAGAGAAGTATTTCATGCTGTCTGTGAACGCCAGGAAATGGGGTCTCATAGTCTCCCTCACACGTTTTGTGCACTTTGGTAGCTTGCCCACGGAACTCAGAACCAGATATCTGGCCAACGTGGAAATAGATTGCATATTCATGGCCGCCACTCGCCCGGGAGCATGGGCAAGGGATGTTCTGTTCCAGGGCATCCGGGCCTACAAAGAGAAAGGGTATCCGGAGGAATGGAGATTACACCATCAAGGAGGGGCAATAGGCTACACCGGGAGGGATTACAGGGCCAATCTCCAGACCATGGAATTGATTCAAGAGAATCAACCCTTCACCTGGAACCCCTCCATAACCGGCACCAAGAGCGAGGACACCATAATGGCTACCAGGGAAGGTCCCTGCATGATAACCTTCCCTGTTACCTACCCTGTGCTGGAGCTCCAGGTGGGGGGCGTTTCTTTTAAAAGGCCGGACATCTTGGAGATATAA
- a CDS encoding TRAP transporter substrate-binding protein, with protein MKAISRLWALAAILLVGLVWGCAEVTTTVEPSQASKGVQVRVASPFKTGHILCEASEIFKAIVEKESAGRIKVEVQPGAGSEEEINDWCSQGKVEMQATGGRPLEVFAPQYFFFNAPYVMKDFDHFMRVWEGPLGKKARELVEAKGNMTYLGIVYRGLRQTTAKKPLYTPADVYGLKLRLPTVGTWIAVWKEIGADPVPIPLPDLYKSLKEGKAEASEGDLPQIASFKLDEVQTHLIMTNHLVQTGGILINKRFLDGLAPGDRALILKAAKEACQKANDKIKKSEGQILVNLQRKGMQVVIPDAQSFRNKGKPAVEELFRKEWPVTTWAEVLAQ; from the coding sequence ATGAAAGCCATATCACGCCTTTGGGCATTGGCTGCCATTTTACTGGTGGGCCTAGTTTGGGGCTGCGCAGAAGTCACCACTACCGTAGAGCCCTCACAGGCTTCCAAAGGGGTCCAGGTGAGAGTGGCAAGTCCATTCAAAACAGGCCACATTTTGTGTGAGGCCAGCGAGATCTTTAAGGCCATCGTGGAGAAGGAAAGCGCCGGTAGGATTAAAGTGGAGGTTCAGCCCGGAGCGGGCTCCGAGGAGGAGATCAATGACTGGTGCAGCCAGGGTAAGGTGGAGATGCAGGCCACAGGAGGAAGGCCTTTGGAGGTCTTCGCTCCCCAATACTTCTTCTTTAATGCTCCCTATGTCATGAAGGACTTCGACCATTTCATGAGAGTTTGGGAGGGGCCTCTGGGGAAAAAGGCCAGGGAGCTGGTGGAGGCCAAGGGAAACATGACGTACTTGGGGATAGTGTACCGGGGGCTGAGGCAGACTACGGCCAAGAAGCCTCTTTACACCCCAGCAGACGTGTATGGGCTCAAGTTGAGACTGCCCACAGTGGGGACCTGGATAGCTGTCTGGAAAGAGATAGGGGCTGATCCGGTGCCCATTCCTCTGCCGGATCTTTACAAATCTCTCAAAGAAGGTAAGGCAGAGGCCTCCGAAGGGGATCTACCCCAGATTGCCTCATTCAAGCTGGATGAGGTTCAAACTCACCTCATCATGACCAACCACCTGGTGCAGACAGGGGGCATTCTCATAAACAAGAGGTTCCTGGACGGGCTTGCCCCAGGCGATAGGGCTTTGATTCTAAAGGCAGCCAAAGAGGCGTGCCAGAAAGCAAACGATAAGATCAAAAAGAGCGAGGGGCAGATCCTTGTGAATCTCCAAAGAAAGGGCATGCAAGTGGTTATACCGGACGCCCAGTCCTTCAGAAATAAGGGCAAGCCTGCAGTGGAGGAGCTTTTTAGGAAAGAGTGGCCGGTTACGACATGGGCAGAGGTGCTAGCCCAGTAA
- a CDS encoding tripartite tricarboxylate transporter substrate binding protein, whose amino-acid sequence MRWKRCFPLWLMAWGVGLATPSWAADFPTKEIQIIVPWAAGGATDLIFRALATPAGKYLGKAVVIVNKPGGGGAVGYTEGAQAKPDGYTLTAAVTPLTILPHQVKTAFTYQNFEPILNVVSDPSMFLVRSDAPWKNLQDFLDYARKNPETITVGNSGAGGGVHLVAVAFERKTGVKFNHIPFSGGGPSVTAILGGHVNAVSVSPPEGINHVQAGKLKIMALFSEKRLEMFPDVPTVKEQGIDFVMGMWRGLVAPKGTPQEVVKKLHDGFKKAMEDPGFVKNAKDMAVNLDYKSPSDFGKLMAQDHEFYGKLISEMKK is encoded by the coding sequence ATGCGCTGGAAAAGGTGTTTTCCTCTATGGCTCATGGCATGGGGGGTGGGATTGGCGACGCCCTCTTGGGCTGCAGATTTTCCTACAAAGGAGATCCAGATCATAGTGCCTTGGGCAGCCGGGGGTGCCACAGACCTCATCTTCAGAGCTCTGGCCACCCCAGCGGGTAAGTATCTGGGAAAGGCGGTGGTGATAGTGAACAAGCCGGGTGGGGGAGGGGCTGTGGGGTACACAGAAGGGGCTCAAGCCAAGCCCGACGGCTATACCCTCACGGCTGCGGTGACCCCCCTGACCATCCTACCCCATCAGGTCAAGACAGCATTCACGTATCAGAACTTCGAGCCCATCTTAAATGTGGTAAGCGATCCATCGATGTTTCTGGTACGTTCGGATGCCCCCTGGAAAAACCTCCAAGATTTTCTGGACTATGCCAGGAAAAACCCAGAAACCATCACTGTTGGAAACTCTGGCGCCGGGGGAGGGGTGCACCTGGTGGCAGTGGCCTTTGAAAGAAAGACAGGGGTCAAGTTCAACCATATTCCATTTTCAGGAGGAGGCCCCTCGGTCACGGCTATTCTAGGAGGGCATGTAAACGCGGTCTCAGTGTCTCCCCCCGAGGGCATAAACCACGTGCAGGCAGGAAAACTAAAGATAATGGCGCTGTTCTCGGAAAAGCGCCTGGAGATGTTCCCCGATGTGCCCACGGTGAAGGAACAGGGCATTGATTTTGTCATGGGCATGTGGAGGGGTTTGGTAGCCCCCAAAGGCACCCCTCAGGAGGTGGTAAAAAAGCTTCACGATGGTTTCAAGAAGGCCATGGAGGACCCTGGCTTTGTGAAAAACGCCAAGGATATGGCCGTTAATCTGGATTATAAAAGCCCGTCTGATTTCGGGAAGCTCATGGCCCAAGACCACGAGTTCTACGGGAAACTCATAAGCGAAATGAAGAAGTGA
- a CDS encoding tripartite tricarboxylate transporter permease has product MIETLNHLMEGFSIATTIDNLFYCLTGAIVGTLIGVLPGIGPIAGIALLIPATFGLSHTSAIIMLAGIYYGAMYGGSTTSILLNVPGETASVITCIDGYRMAQKGRAGPALAMCAIGSFIAGSLGICGLVFLAPPLAEAALAFGPPEYFSLMVFGFVILSNVTGASLLKSLMMAVVGLIIGCIGMDPVTGTQRFSFGSSSLLGGIEFVAVAIGLFGIGEVLADIGNKEDPKAEKVLVPKLKELYPNWKDLKTAMGAILRGAGIGFGVGLVPGPAPVIATYSSYMVERKISKHPEQFGQGAIEGVAGPESANNSACQAAFIPLFVLGIPFAPPTAILLGALLIHGVTPGPTLIAEHPGLFWGVVASMYIGNFILLFLNLPFVPLFANILRIPKRFLIPMVVLFCVTGMYTVNNSIFDIWVMLLFGIIGYWMRMLSYEGAPLLLALVLGPKLEVAFRQSLMISHGNFQVFLERPISLGFLLATGFFLSYPAMRGIIRLARERGRKKDLSGK; this is encoded by the coding sequence ATGATAGAAACCCTGAACCATCTGATGGAAGGCTTCTCCATAGCCACCACCATAGACAACCTGTTTTACTGCCTCACGGGGGCCATCGTGGGAACGCTCATAGGAGTGCTCCCGGGCATCGGGCCCATAGCGGGAATAGCATTGCTCATCCCAGCCACTTTCGGGTTAAGCCACACCTCAGCCATCATCATGCTGGCCGGGATCTATTACGGTGCCATGTATGGGGGCTCTACCACATCCATTCTTTTGAATGTGCCGGGTGAAACCGCCTCTGTCATCACCTGCATAGATGGGTATCGCATGGCTCAGAAGGGAAGAGCAGGCCCGGCCCTGGCCATGTGCGCCATCGGCTCCTTCATAGCTGGCAGCCTAGGAATATGTGGGCTGGTGTTCCTGGCTCCTCCTTTGGCAGAGGCCGCCCTGGCCTTTGGACCCCCAGAGTACTTCTCACTCATGGTCTTTGGTTTCGTGATCCTCAGCAATGTCACGGGGGCTTCTCTTCTCAAATCACTCATGATGGCGGTGGTGGGGCTAATCATAGGCTGCATAGGAATGGACCCTGTCACCGGCACCCAGCGTTTCTCCTTCGGATCCAGCTCTCTTTTGGGAGGCATAGAGTTCGTGGCCGTGGCCATAGGGCTGTTCGGCATAGGCGAAGTTCTGGCCGATATAGGAAACAAAGAGGATCCCAAGGCCGAGAAGGTGCTTGTGCCTAAACTCAAGGAGCTCTATCCAAATTGGAAGGACTTAAAGACCGCCATGGGGGCCATTCTCAGGGGGGCAGGCATAGGCTTCGGGGTGGGCCTCGTACCAGGGCCTGCTCCTGTCATAGCCACTTACTCCTCGTACATGGTGGAAAGGAAGATCTCCAAACACCCGGAGCAGTTCGGTCAGGGTGCCATAGAAGGGGTGGCAGGACCCGAGTCCGCTAATAACTCAGCCTGTCAGGCTGCTTTCATTCCCCTTTTTGTGTTGGGAATCCCTTTTGCCCCACCCACTGCCATCCTGCTGGGGGCTTTGCTCATCCACGGTGTCACCCCCGGCCCCACCCTTATTGCCGAACACCCAGGCCTGTTCTGGGGGGTGGTGGCCAGCATGTACATAGGGAATTTCATCTTGCTCTTTCTGAATCTGCCATTTGTGCCTCTTTTTGCAAACATCCTCAGGATTCCCAAAAGGTTTCTGATTCCCATGGTTGTGCTGTTTTGTGTGACTGGTATGTACACGGTCAATAACTCCATCTTTGACATCTGGGTAATGCTCCTGTTCGGGATCATTGGGTACTGGATGAGGATGCTCTCCTACGAAGGGGCGCCGCTTCTTCTGGCTCTGGTGCTGGGCCCCAAGTTGGAGGTGGCCTTCAGACAGTCTCTCATGATCTCCCACGGGAACTTCCAGGTCTTCCTTGAGAGGCCTATTTCCCTGGGCTTTCTTCTGGCCACAGGGTTTTTTCTTTCATACCCCGCGATGAGGGGGATCATAAGACTTGCGAGAGAAAGGGGGAGGAAAAAGGATCTCTCAGGAAAGTGA
- a CDS encoding tripartite tricarboxylate transporter TctB family protein: MRGEIAGGFVLFLGGGVTVALSLGMPLGNLRMPGPGMFPMAMGALLMILSGIWTLRFIWQHEAARKSLSWRTSLKRVLPFVGAMALCVLLLDALGYPLTSFVLLLVLFRLTGSKAWALNFFLAWAVAGVSYLVFVRWLQVPLPRGLLGL; the protein is encoded by the coding sequence ATGAGAGGAGAAATAGCAGGCGGATTTGTGCTATTTCTGGGAGGGGGTGTAACCGTTGCCCTTTCTCTTGGAATGCCCCTGGGCAACCTCAGGATGCCGGGGCCCGGCATGTTTCCCATGGCCATGGGAGCCCTTTTGATGATTCTCTCAGGTATCTGGACTCTGCGTTTCATTTGGCAGCATGAGGCCGCCCGTAAAAGCTTGTCTTGGCGGACCTCGTTGAAAAGAGTTCTGCCCTTTGTAGGGGCAATGGCTTTGTGCGTCTTGCTTCTGGATGCCCTGGGCTATCCCCTGACATCCTTTGTTCTGCTCTTGGTACTCTTTCGGCTTACGGGCTCCAAGGCTTGGGCCTTGAACTTCTTTCTAGCTTGGGCGGTGGCGGGCGTCTCTTATCTGGTGTTCGTGCGATGGCTTCAGGTGCCCCTTCCCAGGGGCCTGCTGGGGTTGTGA
- a CDS encoding FadR/GntR family transcriptional regulator encodes MGQGALFSTVKPRKITDVVYRQLVSLIATGRLKPGERLPSERAMALEMGVSRQSVREAIHRARAEGLLESRQGGGTFVISSLKANLNPPLSILLEGQAENIFEFLEIRRLIEAWCAERASAEATRGDLRRMRGFLSKMEQVKPPEEAWEKADLEFHSAIAAATHNVIAMHLMKGLEESFHAYFKMKQFTTRSERKEDLVKQHKAIFEAIREGDGKSAKATMLEHLDYVREMIREDLLRTMKTASEGKEERQPA; translated from the coding sequence TTGGGACAGGGAGCTCTTTTTTCCACGGTGAAGCCCAGGAAGATCACGGATGTGGTTTACAGGCAGCTGGTTTCTCTAATCGCAACCGGCCGTCTTAAGCCAGGGGAGAGGCTTCCCTCGGAGAGGGCCATGGCCCTGGAGATGGGTGTGAGCAGACAGTCCGTGAGGGAGGCCATCCATAGGGCAAGGGCCGAGGGTTTGCTGGAGTCTCGCCAGGGAGGAGGTACTTTTGTGATTTCCTCTCTAAAGGCCAATTTGAATCCCCCTCTTTCCATCTTATTGGAGGGACAGGCCGAGAACATATTCGAGTTCCTGGAAATCCGAAGGCTCATCGAGGCCTGGTGCGCCGAAAGGGCCTCTGCCGAGGCCACCAGGGGGGATCTCAGGAGGATGAGGGGCTTCCTGTCCAAGATGGAACAGGTCAAGCCCCCGGAGGAGGCCTGGGAGAAGGCGGACCTGGAGTTCCATTCGGCCATAGCCGCCGCTACCCACAATGTCATAGCCATGCACCTCATGAAAGGCCTCGAGGAGAGCTTCCACGCCTACTTCAAGATGAAGCAGTTTACCACGAGGAGCGAGAGGAAGGAGGATCTAGTCAAACAGCACAAAGCCATATTCGAGGCCATCCGAGAAGGTGACGGCAAGTCAGCAAAGGCAACGATGCTGGAGCATTTGGATTATGTGAGGGAGATGATAAGGGAAGATCTCTTGAGGACCATGAAGACCGCCTCGGAGGGAAAAGAAGAGAGGCAGCCTGCATGA
- a CDS encoding sulfurtransferase TusA family protein, producing the protein MADKTVDARGLSCPQPVLMVIQSLKEMRQGTIEVLVDTETSRENVARAASMEGWRVSKEEDTGQGYKILLEK; encoded by the coding sequence ATGGCTGACAAGACCGTAGATGCCAGGGGTTTGTCTTGCCCACAACCTGTGCTAATGGTCATTCAGAGCCTCAAGGAAATGAGACAGGGTACCATTGAGGTCCTGGTAGACACTGAGACCAGTCGAGAGAATGTGGCAAGGGCTGCCTCCATGGAAGGATGGAGGGTCTCTAAGGAGGAAGATACAGGCCAGGGATATAAAATTCTCCTAGAGAAATAG